The Pirellulales bacterium genome segment ATGGCGAGTCTATTCGTCCAAAACCAAGAAGACTCGCAAAATCCCGGTCCGACCGGAAGTGGCAGCTCTCGCACGGCGATTGATGCGCACGGCTCCGCCGGGTTCGGGCAGCCCGCTGTTTAGGAATTCCCAGGGCAAGCCATGGAAGAAGGTCACCGGCCGGACCCGCTTTCTTGCACTCAAGAAGAAGCTTGGCTGGGACCAGGATCCGGCGCGGCAGCGGCATTCCTGTTACACCTGCCGGCACACGTTCGCGCACCGCATGCTCTCAGGCTACTGGAATGGCGGAGCCGGATGCTCAATCGAGGTATTGGCCGAATTGATGGGCAATACGCCCAAAGTCGCCTTCGACCATTACGGGCGCGAGTGGGGACAGCACTACCAAGAGCCGCTCTGGGCTGCCCTCGGGACTGGTGATTGAAAGTCGTCCCGGGCTTTTGGCCGCGCATCCGCCGGAGCCGCACATGCTTGGCTCGGCCGAAATTGACATGGGGTGATTCCCCCCGCTGAACAAGCGTTCGCTTGGACATCTGGTGCCGTGCGATGCTTTACCCGCGCCTAACAACTGCTATTCTACAGCCCGTCCATGCGGTTTCGATTCTCATAGTCGATGGCCACGTTGGCAGCCATGCACGATGCTTCGCCACTCTTGCGTCAGTGGAGTTTGTTGCGGGCCATCGCCGGCGACCGCGAGTCGACGGTCAAGTCGCTCGCTGCCGCCACGGGCATGAGCGAAAAGACGATCC includes the following:
- a CDS encoding tyrosine-type recombinase/integrase, whose translation is WRVYSSKTKKTRKIPVRPEVAALARRLMRTAPPGSGSPLFRNSQGKPWKKVTGRTRFLALKKKLGWDQDPARQRHSCYTCRHTFAHRMLSGYWNGGAGCSIEVLAELMGNTPKVAFDHYGREWGQHYQEPLWAALGTGD